The Asterias amurensis chromosome 21, ASM3211899v1 genome has a segment encoding these proteins:
- the LOC139953339 gene encoding acyl-CoA desaturase-like, with the protein MAPRNHIYSSVELTPDEGNAEQVQEEHGETDMPGTESAEMADSQLGDGVKVPTRIVWRNVVIMAALHIASVYAFLFLTWKCRANTLLWAIGLYLCGGIGITAGAHRLWAHRTYKAKLPLRILLGMFNCVALQNDIYDWSRDHRVHHKYSETEADPHNATRGFFFAHVGWLLCRKHPKVIEKGSRIDLRDLLDDPVVKYQRKFYLPLILFFCFILPTAVPVICWGESIWNAFYVAGLLRYCFTLNCTWLVNSAAHLWGNKPYDRFINPSENRFVSSLAVGEGWHNYHHTFPWDYKTGEFGWKINITTMFIDLMATLGQATERKVVPKKVIQARMQRTGILGAGVGCD; encoded by the exons ATGGCCCCACGAAACCACATCTACTCTTCGGTGGAGTTGACCCCGGATGAAGGCAACGCAGAGCAGGTACAAGAGGAGCATGGTGAGACCGACATGCCGGGGACAGAGTCGGCGGAGATGGCCGACAGTCAGCTAGGAGATGGGGTGAAAGTCCCGACGAGAATTGTGTGGCGTAACGTTGTTATTATGGCGGCGTTGCACATTGCATCCGTCTATGCTTTCTTGTTTCTGACGTGGAAGTGTCGAGCGAACACGCTCCTTTGGG CTATCGGGCTTTATCTTTGCGGCGGTATTGGCATAACAGCAGGGGCACATCGGCTGTGGGCTCATCGCACATACAAAGCAAAGCTCCCTCTACGGATACTCCTTGGAATGTTTAACTGCGTAGCACTCCAG aatGACATCTACGATTGGTCACGAGACCACCGAGTTCACCACAAGTACTCGGAGACCGAGGCCGATCCACACAACGCCACAAGAGGGTTCTTCTTCGCTCACGTCGGCTGGCTCCTTTGCCGAAAACATCCTAAGGTGATCGAGAAAGGGTCTAGAATTGACCTTCGTGACCTCTTGGATGACCCAGTGGTGAAATACCAAAGAAA GTTCTATCTCCCGTTGATTTTGTTCTTCTGTTTCATCTTACCGACTGCTGTACCGGTGATCTGCTGGGGAGAATCCATCTGGAACGCCTTTTACGTTGCTGGGCTGCTACGCTACTGCTTCACTCTCAACTGTACATGGTTGGTGAACAGCGCAGCCCACTTGTGGGGGAACAAGCCGTACGATCGCTTCATCAACCCTTCGGAGAACAGATTCGTGTCCTCTTTGGCAGTTGGTGAAGGCTGGCACAACTACCATCATACCTTCCCATGGGATTACAAGACAGGGGAATTCGGCTGGAAGATCAACATAACAACCATGTTCATAGATCTGATGGCAACCCTGGGCCAGGCCACAGAGCGGAAGGTAGTGCCCAAAAAGGTCATACAAGCCAGGATGCAGCGCACTGGCATTTTGGGTGCAGGAGTGGGATGCGACTAA
- the LOC139953338 gene encoding long-chain-fatty-acid--CoA ligase 5-like, which translates to MASSGVTEQLKKLGLPDIDPKQQSVELPGTTEYVRVSPLVKDGKLISRFYDGVESLHDCFMRGLKLSANAPCLGWRAMDNHPYCWITYEQVYARAMNFGSGLIQKGLSAGNDTYIGIYCMNRVEWVLTEQGCSMYSMVVVPLYDTLGPEVCQHIVNQVEISLVVCDTSKRAEILLDQAASMPGLKQIVIMEEATEEMKMKATSHNIELLQFADVEELGANNRQEKVPPVWETVSTICYTSGTTGTPKGVILTHGNILACVNAFFIHRGSSSKLDLRTDDVYISYLPLAHIYERLSQVTVFINGGRIGFFRGDPKKLLDDIKELRPTMFPCVPRVMNKIYDKVQQGVAAKGMLAKFLLNTALSKKTKELERGIFRNDSFWDRIFGKIRVMTGGRVRFITTGAAPVSHEVKMFFRCALGASLIEGYGQTESGSVSTITLLNDVSANHVGCPLVSMYYKLQDVPEMDYYAKDCQGEICLKGFGVFKGYFKEPAKTAETIDEDGWLHTGDIGKWLPNGQLSIIDRKKHIFKMAQGEYIAPEKIENVYIRSEFVSQCFVHGDGLKASLIAIVVPDEEVIPKLAKSKGVAGGIKEICLNKDVKKAVLDDMVKIGKVAKLHSFEQVKDIYLESELFSVENNLLTPTMKSKRPCLKKHYAEQIESLYNNLE; encoded by the exons ATGGCCAGTAGCGGAGTGACAGAACAGCTTAAAAAGCTAGGACTTCCGGATATTGATCCCAAACAGCAGTCAGTAGAGCTACCA gGAACTACAGAGTACGTGCGCGTTTCCCCACTAGTCAAAGATGGGAAGCTCATATCAAGATTCTACGACGGAGTTGAATCGCTACACGACTGTTTCATGCGTGGCTTGAAACTCTCTG CAAATGCACCATGTCTTGGATGGAGGGCGATGGATAATCATCCATACTGCTGGATAACCTATGAGCag GTATACGCTCGGGCGATGAATTTTGGTTCTGGTTTGATCCAAAAGGGGTTATCTGCTGGCAATGACACGTACATCGGTATCTACTGTATGAATAGAGTTGAG TGGGTTCTGACTGAGCAGGGATGCAGTATGTACTCCATGGTGGTTGTACCTCTTTATGATACACTGGGACCTGAAGTGTGTCAGCACATCGTTAACCAAG ttGAAATTAGTCTTGTAGTGTGCGACACATCTAAAAGAGCTGAGATTCTTTTAGATCAAGCAGCATCGATGCCTGGCTTGAAGCAAATCGTCATCATGGAAGAGGCTACGGaggaaatgaaaatgaaagcaACAAGTCATAACATTGAGCTACTTCAGTTTGCAGATGTTGAG GAACTGGGAGCAAATAATCGGCAAGAAAAAGTG CCTCCAGTCTGGGAGACAGTGAGCACAATCTGCTACACTAGTGGTACTACAGGGACACCAAAGGGTGTTATACTAACCCATGGGAACATCCTGGCATGCGTAAACGCATTCTTCATTCACAGAGGG agCTCAAGTAAGTTGGACCTACGCACAGATGATGTCTACATATCCTATCTTCCACTGGCTCATATCTATGAGCGTCTGTCACAG GTGACTGTATTTATAAATGGCGGACGCATCGGTTTCTTCCGTGGAGATCCAAAGAAACTTCTGGATGATATTAAAGAATTGAGACCAACAATGTTTCCATGTGTTCCGAGGGTCATGAACAAAATCTACGACAAG GTGCAACAAGGTGTGGCAGCAAAAGGAATGCTTGCGAAATTTCTTTTGAACACAGCACTGAGCAAAAAAACCAAGGAACTTGAAAG aggaatTTTCAGAAATGACAGCTTTTGGGACAGAATCTTTGGAAAAATCCGG GTGATGACTGGTGGGCGAGTTCGGTTTATCACTACTGGTGCTGCTCCTGTTTCCCATGAGGTCAAGATGTTCTTTAGATGTGCTCTTGGTGCGTCG TTAATTGAAGGTTACGGACAGACTGAGTCTGGTAGCGTATCAACCATAACACTTCTAAACGATGTGAGTGCTAACCATGTCGGATGTCCGCTGGTATCCATGTACTATAAGCTACAAGATGTTCCTGAGATGGACTATTACGCTAAAGATTGCCAAGGAGAG ATTTGCCTGAAAGGATTCGGGGTGTTCAAGGGATACTTCAAGGAACCAGCGAAGACAGCTGAAACAATCGATGAAGATGGTTGGTTACATACAGGAGATATCGGAAAATGGCTGCCT aaTGGACAATTATCAATCATTGACCGGAAGAAACACATCTTCAAAATGGCGCAGGGTGAATACATCGCTCCAGAGAAGATTGAGAATGTCTACATCCGCAGTGAGTTTGtctcacagtgttttgtacATGGAGATGGCCTTAAG GCGAGTCTGATTGCGATTGTTGTGCCAGATGAGGAAGTGATTCCAAAACTCGCTAAGAGTAAAGGTGTCGCAGGAGGCATCAAAGAAATCTGCTTAAACAAG GATGTGAAGAAAGCGGTTCTAGATGACATGGTCAAGATTGGCAAGGTAGCCAAACTGCATAGCTTTGAACAG GTGAAGGATATATATCTTGAGAGTGAGCTTTTCAGTGTGGAGAACAACTTACTGACCCCTACCATGAAATCAAAGCGTCCATGCTTAAAGAAGCATTATGCTGAGCAGATTGAAAGCTTGTATAATAATCTGGAGTAA